TTCGTCGCACTCACCACGATTCCTCTGGCCATACTGTGGTGTGGGCCTCACCCCACGTCGACGTCAGCGGCGCTGAAGATAGCGGCGGCGCTGCTTCAGACTTCGCCGTTCTTCGTCCTAGCGTTTCTCTCATGGCGTCGCGGCCGGGATTCGCGGCGCTAGCGAGTGCGTTTTTCGTTGTCCACGCGTGGCGGCCATCACGAGGCTAGCGGGCGTCGAGTACCGGCAACGCTGCGCGGGTCTCGGCTACGAGGTCCGCACTGACGTCGGCGTAGATGATGGTCGGTTCGGCGCCGGCCTCGGCGCGGACAGCCCCGGTGGGGTCGACGATCATGGAGTGCCCGATCCCCGTCGGCCCGGTGTCTTCCTTATCGCCCGCGTGGGCGGAAGTGCCCAGACGGGCTTGATCCGCGGCGACGACGTAGCTGACCGAATCCAGCGCCCGCGCGGTGACGAGGGTCCGCCAGGCGTCGAGCTTGCCGGGCCCGCCCGCCCAACTGGCTGGCAGCACCATGACCTCGGCGCCGGCGCGCGCGAGCCGAACGAAGTGCTCGGGAAAGCGCACGTCGTAGCAGATCGCTAGGCCGAGTTTGAGCCCGTCGACGTCGACGATGACGTCGTCGCACCCCGGCCGGACGGTGTCGGACTCCCGGTAGGAAAACGCGTCGTAGGTGTGGATTTTTCGGTAGGCCAGGTGGTGGCCGCGGCCCGTAATGAGCGCGGCGTTATCCACTCGGTTGATGCGCTTGCCGTCGCGTTCGACGGTGTCCGCCGGCAGGAACATCCCGGCGACGATGAGGACGCCCAGTTCCTCGGCGAGCTCGCGCAACCCGGTGGCGAAGGGCCCGTCGAGGCCTTGCGCCTGGGTATCGAGCCGGCCTGTACCGAACGCCTGGCTGGAGGCCTCGGGCGCGACGACGACGTCCGCCCCCGCGTCGGCCGCCTCCCGGACAAGTTCGCCTAGGCGGCGGGCGTTGTCCTCAGTATCAGATCCTGACGTCCATTGCACGGCTGCGAACTTCATGGGGCAAGTCTATGTGGATAACTGGTCGTTCTCCACAGCCCGTCGCCGCTGGTTGAGCGCACAGCTGCGGCCGCGTGCCAGGCTCACTGGCATGACGCTGCTTCGCTTCTCAGACACCACCATCCTGCGCTCCCGTCTGGCCATCGACCGTAACCGTTTCTCCGCCAGCCCCGCCACTACCCTCGACGCCCCGGCCACCTCCGCCGCTCTCACGCAGGCCCGAGCGCTGTGGGACGACCACGTGCGGGGCTACGCCGGTTCCGCGTCCACCCTGCTCACCGACCTCCACACCGTGCTCACCCGCGCCCACGACGTCGACGACGCCCTCGCCGCCGCGTTAAAGGGGGCGTTATGAGCGTGGCCCTCGACCCACAGCAGCTCCGCGCCGCGGCCGAGGCCCTAAGGCTGTACGGCGCCGCGCTGCGCCGGGAGCGCGACGCCGCCGAGGAGGAGCTCGCCGCCGTCCTCATCGACGCCTCCGGCCCGGCCATTGACGCGTTCCGGCACACGTTTGCGGACCACGAGCGCCTCCTCGACGACCTCATGGAGCAGGTGGATCGCGTCCGCGACACCCTGGAAAAGGTCATCCCCCTCGCCGACTGGCTCACCTCCATCATCCAATGGCTCCAGCCCATAGCCGACTTCGACCCCGTCGCCCGGGAGGCAGCTCGCGCCTTCGCCTTCCTGGGCGAACGCCTCGATAAGGCATGCGCCGACGAGATCCTCCGACAGTGCACCCCTGCCCTGGGCCCACCTCGCACAACGCTCGGCGAACAGTCCGGGGCAACGCTCGACGACATCTACGCCGCCAACACCGTCGACCTGTCCGCAGACCTTGCCGGACTGCTCGACCGCCACCCAGACCTACACCTGCTTGAGGTTTACGACGGCGGGTTCGTCGGCGTCGTCGGCGACCTGGAATCGGCCGATACGGTGACCACGTTCATCGCCGGCGTCGGCTCCGCCAAACCGCAGGATTGGGACGGCCACGTGAACAAGACCCGGGACCTTTCGCATGCCCTCGGCCCGCGTTCAGCCGGCGTCGTGTGGTTGGGCTACCGTGCCCCGAAGACGGTGTTGTGGGGAATGCAGCGCGAACCCGCCAAGGTGGGCGGGCACGAGCTGGCGCGGTTCCAGCGCGAGCTGGCCGACCGCTACCCGGAGCAGCGACGGATCGTCGTCGGGCACAGCTACGGCACGGACGTGGCCAGCCGGGCAGCGCTTTCTGGACTGTATGCCGACGACCTCGTACTCATCGGGTCCCCGGGAGTGCCAGCAAAGGATGTGACGGAGTTTCGTTTGTACTCGGACGCACCCCGAGTGCATGCAGTCACCTCTGAAGGCGACGCGATCGGGCTGGCCACCAGCAGGCACGGCGGGGCCCAGGGCGTGGATCCAGCCTCGGCTGAGTTCGGGGCGCTGGTCTGGGACACACCCTACGACGGCGACCACTCCGATTACTTCTACTCCGAGGAGTTCCGCGCTGCGTACCGGGACCACCTCCTGCGTCGCGAGGGGGTGGGAGCCAACTAAAAGCCCGTTGTTAGCGCTATCCTAAGACCGAAAGGTGGAGGGAAGCGTCCAGCAACGGCCCTCCGTCTAGACCAATGGAGCGGCAAGCCGCTTAACCCTACCAAGTCAATTTCCCACCTAACAGGAGGTATGCCATGCTTCTAGCCGAGGAGCGTGCCCTAATCGCAGAGTACTGTCAGCATTTCGCATCCGATGGACTCGTCGTCGGTACAGCCGGAAACATCTCTATCAGAGTCGACGATTTGGTAGCGCTCACACCAACGGGGCTCCCCTACGTCGGCATTCGTCCGGAGGACATCTGCGTCGTCAAGATGGATACCGGCGAACTCGTCGAGGGGGACTACCAGCCAACGAGCGAAATCCATCTCCACCTTCAAGCCCTGGAGACTACAGGTCTGAACTCGGTAGTCCACACCCATTCGACGCATGCCACTGCGGTGGCCAGCATGGAGGGAGTCACCGAACTACCCACGATCCACTACGCAACCGCCCCGATGGGAGGAGCCCTGCCCGTCACCGAATACGCCCGTTATGGCAGCCAGCTTTTGGCTGACCGCGTCGAGGAAGCACTCAGGAACCACACCGGCTGCCTCCTCGGCAACCACGGTTCCGTTGCCGCAGGTAAAGACCTTGCGGAAGCCTACACCAAGGCACTCACCATTGAATGGACGGCACAAGTCTGGCTCCTCGCCAGGTCCGCCGGGACCCCTCGCTTGCTCACCTCAGAGCAGGTTGCGGACTGCCGGAGCGCCATGGCTACCTACGGCCAGCCCGTAAAGGCCTAGCGCCCCCTTGACGAGCGGATCGCCAGCTCCCATTAGGGAGCTGGCGATTTTTTGAGCCATACGGACGCTAACGATCTTCTCCATTCCCGCTCAACCCCCCAAATGGGTGGATTGACTACACCCTCCAGCGAGGTCTCCTAGATCCAGCAACCGCCAGCTGTCGCCGCGACCAGGACTTTTCATTCGCCGCCAGTTTCACAGACCCCGAACCGGCCACGCAGCACCCAAAGATGGCTTAACCTACGTGTTAGCGCAAACATTCAGTGCCGCTGGATCAAAAGCAAGACTCCTACCACGAGTTAAGAATTGTTAGCGGTCACCAGGCTTTGCCCCAGACACCACTTCTCTGAGCCAAGGAGCACCTCATGGCTAACCATCCGAAGATCGCGATCCGACCCATCATCGACGGGCGTCGCCGCGGCGTCCGCGAGTCCCTGGAAGACAAGACCATGGACATGGCTCGCGTGGCGGCGGACCTCATTTCCTCGCAGCTGCGTTACGCAGATGGCGAACCGGTCGAGGTAATCGTCGCCTCCGAAACCATCGGCCGCGCCGGCGAAGCTGCCCGCGTTGCCGAAGAGTTCTCCACCGAGAACATCTGCGCCGAGCTCACAGTGACTCCCTGCTGGGACTACGTCACTGAAGTCATCGACATGAACCCGCGCATCCAGCACGCTGTGTGGGGCATCAATGGCACCGAGCGCCCTGGCGCGGTCACCCTTGCCGCGGCAATGAGCGCCTACGCACAGTTCGGCGTCCCCGCTTTCGGAATGTATGGCTACGACGTCAAGGACGCTGATGACGAAGAGATCCCTGCCGAGGTGCGAGAGCAGATCCTGCGTTACGCCCGCGCAGCCGTTGCTATCGGCCAGCTTAAGGGCAAGAACTATCTGCAGATGGGGTCGCAATGCATGGGCATCGCCGGCTCTATGGTTGACCGTGGCTTCTTCAAGAACTACCTCGGTCTCGGCGTGGAATCCGTGGATATGATCGAGATCGACCGTCGAATCGCCCTCGGCATCTTTGATCCGAAGACCTACGACACCGCCCGCGAATGGGTCCGCAGAAACCTGGTGCAGGGCGAGGACATCGTCAACCTGGAGGAGGACTTCCTCAGCCCGGAACAGACTGAGCAGCAGTGGGACTACGTCACCAAGATGCTCATCATCGCCGAGGACCTGCTCCACGGCAATCCAGTCCTAGCCGAGCTCGGCTTCCCCGAGGAGGCTGCTGGCCACAACGCGATCGTCGGCGGATTCCAGGGCCAGCGCCAGTGGACGGACTACAAGCCGAATGCCGACCTCATGGAGACCTTCCTCAACACCACTTTCGACTGGCGAGGACCGCGACAGACCACCACATTCGCCACAGAGAATGACACTCTCAATGGCGCCACCATGTTGCTGGGCCATCTCCTC
Above is a genomic segment from Corynebacterium uterequi containing:
- a CDS encoding class II aldolase/adducin family protein, giving the protein MLLAEERALIAEYCQHFASDGLVVGTAGNISIRVDDLVALTPTGLPYVGIRPEDICVVKMDTGELVEGDYQPTSEIHLHLQALETTGLNSVVHTHSTHATAVASMEGVTELPTIHYATAPMGGALPVTEYARYGSQLLADRVEEALRNHTGCLLGNHGSVAAGKDLAEAYTKALTIEWTAQVWLLARSAGTPRLLTSEQVADCRSAMATYGQPVKA
- a CDS encoding alpha/beta hydrolase; this encodes MSVALDPQQLRAAAEALRLYGAALRRERDAAEEELAAVLIDASGPAIDAFRHTFADHERLLDDLMEQVDRVRDTLEKVIPLADWLTSIIQWLQPIADFDPVAREAARAFAFLGERLDKACADEILRQCTPALGPPRTTLGEQSGATLDDIYAANTVDLSADLAGLLDRHPDLHLLEVYDGGFVGVVGDLESADTVTTFIAGVGSAKPQDWDGHVNKTRDLSHALGPRSAGVVWLGYRAPKTVLWGMQREPAKVGGHELARFQRELADRYPEQRRIVVGHSYGTDVASRAALSGLYADDLVLIGSPGVPAKDVTEFRLYSDAPRVHAVTSEGDAIGLATSRHGGAQGVDPASAEFGALVWDTPYDGDHSDYFYSEEFRAAYRDHLLRREGVGAN
- a CDS encoding carbon-nitrogen hydrolase family protein; the encoded protein is MKFAAVQWTSGSDTEDNARRLGELVREAADAGADVVVAPEASSQAFGTGRLDTQAQGLDGPFATGLRELAEELGVLIVAGMFLPADTVERDGKRINRVDNAALITGRGHHLAYRKIHTYDAFSYRESDTVRPGCDDVIVDVDGLKLGLAICYDVRFPEHFVRLARAGAEVMVLPASWAGGPGKLDAWRTLVTARALDSVSYVVAADQARLGTSAHAGDKEDTGPTGIGHSMIVDPTGAVRAEAGAEPTIIYADVSADLVAETRAALPVLDAR
- a CDS encoding L-fucose isomerase, with protein sequence MANHPKIAIRPIIDGRRRGVRESLEDKTMDMARVAADLISSQLRYADGEPVEVIVASETIGRAGEAARVAEEFSTENICAELTVTPCWDYVTEVIDMNPRIQHAVWGINGTERPGAVTLAAAMSAYAQFGVPAFGMYGYDVKDADDEEIPAEVREQILRYARAAVAIGQLKGKNYLQMGSQCMGIAGSMVDRGFFKNYLGLGVESVDMIEIDRRIALGIFDPKTYDTAREWVRRNLVQGEDIVNLEEDFLSPEQTEQQWDYVTKMLIIAEDLLHGNPVLAELGFPEEAAGHNAIVGGFQGQRQWTDYKPNADLMETFLNTTFDWRGPRQTTTFATENDTLNGATMLLGHLLTNKSQMFSDVRTYWSPAAVKRVTGHVLDGIAADGFLDLRNSGATTLDATGAMTDAEGNPVFKEFWNVTEDDQAAALAATTFHPANKPYFRGGGFSTHFATRGGMPVTMARINLLAGIGPVLQIAEGWTVELPDEARSIIEKRTDPAWPTTFFAPRLTGEGAFTSTYEVMNHWGANHGAIGFGHYGADLITLASMLRIPVNMHNVDGTDVFRPRNWAFFGTGDVEAADFRACATYGPFFK